The Theobroma cacao cultivar B97-61/B2 chromosome 2, Criollo_cocoa_genome_V2, whole genome shotgun sequence genome includes the window tatatttatattatttccTCAATGCTAATATTATTGCTTGACTCATTTAAgtatgttaaaaaaaagagtaaattaTGATGGAGAGCCCATGTTATTCAGGCACAGAGGTAAAAAGAAACAGCTATCACTAAGAAATCTACGGTTTTCTCTTACTATTGGCCAACTAACACACATTCTAAAGCACACATGTATGGTTGAtccatcttttttctttatcacCTAATATTTCCCTGTATTTGTTGAATGAATTGCTGCAGTCAATGCAACAAGGTGATCCAGCTTGGATTGGTTACATCTATGCCTTCTCAATTTTTGTTGGAGTGGTATAAATTTAATCCTTTGCTTACATTGGAGGTTCTAGTTGCTTTCTTAATAAAAATGCACATGGAATTTGATTGGTTGAAACTTGATCCAGGCCCTTGGGGTGTTATTTGAAGCTCAATATTTTCAGAATGTCATGCGAGTTGGTTTTCGGCTGAGATCTACTTTGGTAATCTTGTATTTATCTTGGGAACAATTTATTTCATTCAGATTTGCTTGTCTTTTGGAATATCAACAagcttatttatttctttttcttttattttcttcatctgTGGGAGAGGTTGTTGAAGACCTGGCTAAGAGAGCCTTTTGTCTCAATATAATGACCTTGCATACTTAGTACTTTTGGATCTTTTATTATctaggttatttgacttggttttagcttgcTACGGTTGAAATTTGTCTTTTTTGGAAGATTTGTTTGGCAGGCCTAGCTTggcttatttatttttaggcTTGGTTAAATTATCTGCTTCTTGTTCACATTGACGTTGGTTGCTTCTGTTGCCAGAATTTTAATGGCCATTTTGCCATTGGAGATATTTAGCTTGGCCTTGAGAAGCCCCATCATGGTCTTAAGCCATGAATGAATATTAAAGATCATCATTGTTACATCATTCTGAGCTTTCTCTATTTGCAACTTAGCTAAGAAGTTATGGTTTTGGGTCATATGACTTAAATTATTGCGGGGCCCTATCCTGGTTTTAGGCCAACGAATGACTATTAAAGATCATCGTTTTTACATAATTCTGAGCTTTTTCTATTAGCAAATTAGCTAAGAAGTAATGGTTTTGGGTCATATGACTTAAACTATAGCCAGCAGtgtaaatcttatttgatacCTTCGAATTGTGTGTCAGTTATTATAGTTGAAGGTTGTTAGCACTGTTGCTATTATTACATTCTGTTTCATAATTCTGAATGTATATTaacttattgatttttttttttttgagaagaaGTTATTGATTAGTTACCATCATCACTAGTTAAATAGATCACATGACTTGAATTATTGCCACAAGTGTAAATCTTATTGAGGCCTTTGAACTGCATGTTTGGTGTAATTGTAGGTTGTGAGCACCACTAGCTCTCTCTATAATCAACTATCATTTTGTTTGGTAATGCTGGATACATGTTAGACAATGTCTTAGATGACTTGTCTGTATAAGAGCCTTATATTATGGAATTGCGTTCTGTTTGTTGTAGAAAGTTACTAACGTTTTGCTTCTGCATTATATTTTCCTGACTATACTCTTATCTTCTCTAGGTTGCTGCTGTGTTTCGCAAATCTCTTAGGCTTACTCATGAGGGCCGCAAGAAGTTTGCTTCTGGCAAAATAACCAACTTGATGACAACCGATGCTGAAGCACTTCAGGCATGATCTTCCCTTACTACATCTTTATgtgtatttaaaattttttatggtGCTAAAACTAGTCTGACTTTCTATGATGTGGGATGGGATTCTGTGCAGTCTATTGTTTCTTCTAAGCATGTACTCTACTAGCTATTAGAATTGCACTATGCCCTTAATCTTTTTGGTTTTCCGTTTCTCCTCTTCTCCTGAATAATGTCCTGAAGCTGGTAGTAGATGTTAAAAGTGGTGTATCTTCTAGGCATGTAGCTACTAGCTATTGACGTTGGatctttcttttctaaaaGTTTATAATGAGTTTCCATTTAGAGCCTGGTTGTTGTTGTTTATGGGGAGCAAGAAACGGCAAAACTCTGGTTGTGAAAACAAATCAGtgcatttttatttatttcctttCAGCTCTTTCTGTCTAATGAATTATTCATCCTTGTTCTTTTTGCAGCAAATATGCCAATCACTTCACACTGTGTGGTCAGCTCCCTTTCGAATAATTGTTGCAATGGTACTTCTGTATCAGCAGTTGGGTGTTGCTTCACTTCTTGGTGCATTAATGCTAGTCCTTATGTTCCCTGTGCAAGTACGTGATTTTCTCCCTTacatttctcattttctatCTTTAAgataaattcttatttttttagtgGATGTTGCACTTTTTATTCCTTGAATTGATAGGGTGGTGTTAAACTTATATCGTCCTGCATTTTATTGTCCTTGTTTCTGTCTTCTATCTTACTCTCTTTTGTCCTTTTGCAAACAGACTGTAGTTATAAGCAGAATGCAAAAATTGTCAAAGGAGGGCTTACAGCGTACAGATAAGAGAATAGGCCTTATGAATGAAATATTGGCTGCAATGGACACTGTAAAGTATGATTTATTTCCAGAACAActctttcattttcctttcaaGGTTTTTTATAGACCTTTTGAGTATAGTACAAGGTTGCTTGGTTACAACTCTGATTATATGCTGGAAATGTCTCAGATGTTATGCTTGGGAGAATAGTTTTCAGTCTAAAGTTCAAAGTGTCCGGAATGATGAGTTGTCATGGTTCCGCAAAGCTTCCCTTCTTGCAGCGGTATTCCTCTGATATATGCATCTAATTCCCTCTGTTGCTTTCTGTTTGTGGAAGTCTTAATTTAACTATGATATATACATGTTAGCTCTTCGTGTTTTTGAAGCATGATGCACTTAGAAGAAAAATGTTAGTCAATTACCATAGTCCACATCTCTGTTGTGTTCAACACCAGGTGGCCAACTTAAAAGTGACATTGTGTACATGCTAATGGTTTCATGCTATTGCTTTTACAAGTTTTATATGACTGTTGCTGTTTGAGACAAATGAGTTGTATTAAATGATTGTTtctcgaaaaaaaaaaaaaggtggtAGTATCTGTTACAATGTGTTTTTGTATGATTCTTGCATGCATGGGATGGgttatcactttttttttttgcaattgtttaataaaatatttattaatcagaagaaaaacaaatagagCAGACTTTTGGGTATTTAAGAGAGAGTTACAGGTGGCAAACTAAATTTTCTTCACTTCTGCTATGTGGGTAGAGTTGTGCATGATGTATGCTTTTCATGGGTcatcaatttaactaattgTGATCTGATTGTAAGTGTTGGTATGGATATAGGTGTTTTGCGTAGGGATCATAGCAGCAGCTCCTTTTCTCTTGTCTGATTTTATCTCTTGTTTTGCAGTGTAATGGCTTTATACTGAACAGCATTCCTGTTGTGGTGACTGTGGTTTCATTTGGCTTGTTTACTTTGCTTGGAGGCGACTTGACACCTGCAAGGGCATTcacatctctctctctctttgctGTGCTTCGTTTCCCCTTATTCATGCTTCCCAATATTATTACTCAGGTTATCCTCCTTGCCTCTTTCAACTATCCATGCTATCCATTTAGTGCTGTGGCGTTTTAACTGGCATTTTGGTTGTAGAGAGGACATATGATTGTCTTTCTCCGCACTTTGAATGGCTTATTTTCTGTATCATTCTCTGTTGTGTAAAGGTGGTATACTCTTCTGGTACATAGAAAGGGGGAATGCACCAAAACTAGTGGTGTTGTTTTTCTTGGTTTCTAATGCTGAAGTTTGACAGGTGGTAAATGCAAATGTATCACTAAAACGTCTGGAGGAGCTGTTCTTGACTGAAGAGAGAGTTCTTCTACCAAACCCTCCTCTTGATCCTGAACTACCAGCCATCCAAATAAAAGATGGTTTTTTTGCATGGGATTCAAAGGTCTTGTTTTTATATTATCACCTTAAACCTTCCTTTCAGTCTGTATTTTGCATGAATATGTACAGATTACATGTTTAAGTTAATCTATAATTAATTCTTATTCTGTAAACATAAATTGTTggttattttaataatttgcTTGTTTATTCAAGAACGGCTACATTAAAATCTTAATATGATAATCCCATTAAGCAACATAAATTCATGAACTTTAAAGATGGTTGTTACAGAATAGATCTTTTATCAGTTGATTTCTTTCACttagttgaaatgaaatgttgGTTCTGTTTGTACTAACCCACTGAGACAAAAGTTCTATACTATGTTGCTTTGTGTcactattttcttttccttgaaaatttttttagttagaTGAAGGTTTTACAGCTTCTTGTTATGTCCTTTGTGACTTTGCAAATATTCAAGTGTGCTCTTTCATTTATTGCTTACCTTATAAaatcttgtttttgtttcagGCAGAGAGGCCCACATTGTCTAATATTAATTTGGATATACCAGTTGGAAGCCTGGTTGCAATAGTTGGCAGTACTGGTGAAGGAAAGACCTCGCTTATATCTGCGATGCTTGGGGAGCTTCCTCCAATGTCTGATGCTAGTGTTGTTATCAGAGGAACAGTTGCTTATGTTCCTCAAGTTTCATGGATTTTCAATGCTACTGTAAGTTTTGGCTTGCTTACCTCTGGTATATATTTGTGTTTGTGCATGTTTCTGGGCTATCTCACTTGTTTAGTTATTGGCAATCAGTCATGATACTATCTTGAGGAATTTTATGGAAATAGGCAATATAGGAGCATATGTAATCTCCTCCAAGATGATTTAGATATCTTTTATAGTGATTTTAGATTTACTTAGCTTAACATGATAAAAAGTCTGtacttttcaaattttagAAGTTTACTTGCTGTTATGTGAATTATTAATCTTTGGAGTTTATACCTGCAGGTACGTGATAACATATTGTTTGGATCTCCTTTCGAAGCAGCAAGATATGAGAAGGCAATAGACATTACTGCATTGCAGCATGATCTTGAGCTATTGCCTGTAAGTGTTTCACAAAGTTGTAACATGACGGTGTAGTGAAAGGGCAGAAGTCGCTATCTATTCAACAGTTTTGGATCTGATAGTGTGTCTGTCTTTTATGTTAGGGTGGTGATCTTACTGAGATTGGTGAAAGAGGTGTTAATATTAGTGGTGGTCAGAAGCAAAGGGTTTCCATGGCTAGGGCTGTGTATTCCAATTCAGATGTGTACATTTTTGATGACCCATTGAGTGCTCTGGATGCACATGTGGCTCGACAGGTAACTGGTTCACAGTAGCATTTTGTTGGTTCTATTTGCACCTTAGGCCTTACTTTGTACTTCTGTTTTTTCTGAACAGAATTATGTTTATTGCCATGTAAAAAAACCTTGTCTTTATTGATCTTACTTAGGATATTGCCCCAGAGAGATCACAGTGGCAAAATAGAATCCATGTACTTAGTTCATTGATGTTGTTGCATGTTTAATATCCTTGGtccctctttttttcttgttaataaCTATATGAAGGTTGTCAAGATCAGGATTCCTAATATCAATATGATGTTCAAATTGTGGGACGGAGTAGGACGAACTATACTAACCTATCaaattaggaaaaaaaaaatcatgcatGCCTGCATAAAATCTGATTGTCTATGTATTataattgtgaaaattttgatttatatgaGTTACTGTGCAttacatatttttatctaatgtattttttttttaaatttcatatcgCCTatagtatttctttttttattaaatattccTCACTTATTGCAGACTTTATTTGTTTTCAGAAATTTGATAATGATAGtgtggtttttattttgatagaGCATTGGCCTGATTTCTGCTACCAATTATGTTCAGGTTTTTGATAAATGTGTAAAGGGAGAATTGAGAGGCAAAACAAGAGTTCTTGTCACAAACCAGCTGCACTTCCTTTCACAAGTTGATAGAATTATCCTTGTTCATGAAGGAATGGTAAAAGAGGAAGGAACTTTTGAGGACCTCTCCAATAATGGTGTGCTGTTCCAAAAGCTAATGGAGAATGCAGGAAAGATGGAAGAGTATGAGGAAGAAAAGGAGAACAACCATACAGTTGATCAGCAGGACTTTAAACCTGTTGCTAATGGGGTAGCAAATGACATGCCCAAAAATGCTTCTCaagcaaaaaaatcaaaagaaggCAAATCTGTTCTCATTAAGCAGGAAGAGCGAGAAACTGGAGTGGTTAGTTGGAAAGTTTTAATGAGGTAAAATATGTTGATTTCACTCCTGTTtcaaaattgcattgtttcaTGTATGTAATGCTAGTAACATGTCTTTAGCTCCACCAAATTCAATGATAACAAGCTACTCATCTCTACCTAAGTAGACTGATAGATGTAGAAAATAAGAAAGGCATGGTGTTCCTTTCAACCACAACTTTCCCCGTATTCAAGATTATCAATCACTAACTTTTCACCCTTCTTTTATGCTTAGAGGAAAGGTGACAACATATTCTCCTGCTGGTGGCTCTCATCCAAATGCAACCTCTCAATACAACTGAATTAAAAGAGTTATCTCACTGAAATACCATTACTTTCCTGTCTTCTACTAATAGTTTTGGTTCTCTGCTTTTCTGCTTTGTTAGTGAGGATTTACTGAGCACATTTATGGTTTTGTTATGTTAAGTAAATGTGTGAAGGTAATTGGCAAGCCATCCATCTTGTATGACTTGGGAGTGAGGGAGGGATTTTTAACAATCCCTGCTGTGATTTTTGCTGAAacctttttttcaatttttgttaaaagaaaaagaaaaggcaatGAATGCAGTacctttctcttctcttcccAGGTACAAGAATGCATTGGGAGGTTTTTGGGTGGTAATGGTGCTCTTTGTGTGTTACGTCCTGACAGAAGTTTTACGAGTTTCAAGTAGCACATGGCTGAGTTCTTGGACAGATCAAAGCACTAAGAAGACACATGGACCTGGTTACTACAATTTGGTCTATTCACTTCTATCAATTGGTCAGGTATGAGCTTGTTCGATGTTAATTGGCTTTAAGTTTCATTACACAAGTTCCTCTTGCTCAGCCTTCAGAAgttctcttttatttacatGAGACGAGAAGCTTTATTTTCCTGAAGAGTTAGgaagttttcttttcctattaTTCCAACAAATAATTGTATCTTTATTGTCAGAAAAACTTTCACCACATTTTAGTGAATTGTGTTACTGGTTTCATAgctcatatttttatatattttgttcttCCCCATGTGGTTTCAGGTCATGGTGACATTGGTAAATTCATATTGGTTAGTCATATCAAGTCTTTATGCTGCCAGAAGGTTGCATGATGCCATGCTTACCTCCATACTTAGAGCTCCAATGGTCTTCTTCCACACCAACCCACTGGGACGAATTATTAATAGATTTGCAAAGGATTTAGGTGACATTGACCGAAATGTTGCTCCATTCGTCAATATGTTTTTGGGACAAGTGTCGCAACTCCTTTCTACTTTTGTCTTGATAGGAATTGTGAGCACTATGTCTTTGTGGGCCATAATGCCACTTCTGGTTTTGTTTTATGCAGCTTATTTGTACTACCAGGTAAATGAACTTTGACCTCatcttttatttattgatatattggttttcttttctaatcCTGAAAGCCATAATCTCTTTTCTTGTAGAAAGTGCCTTTCTTTTACCATTTCTGATTCTCTAGCTGTCTCGGTTACTAACACCTAAAATTGAACATATGGAGGTCTCTGCAATTGGATGTTTCTGTATGTTTCTCATGTAAccattattttgtttgatttcaCAGAGCACAGCACGCGAAGTGAAGCGTTTAGATTCTATAACTAGATCACCTGTATATGCACAATTTGGCGAAGCACTTAATGGTCTGTCAACTATTCGTGCATATAAAGCTTATGATCGCATGGCTGACATAAATGGGAAATCCATGGACAATAATATCAGGTTCACTCACGTTAACATGAGCTCAAATCGCTGGCTTGCAATCCGTTTGGAAACTTTGGGTGGGCTCATGATTTGGTTTACAGCAACCTTTGCTGTCATGCAGAATGGAAGGGCAGAGGACCAGCAGGCATATGCATCTACTATGGGTCTACTTCTTAGTTATGCTTTAAACATTACAAGTTTATTGACCGCTGTACTCAGACTTGCCAGTTTGGCTGAAAATAGTTTAAATGCAGTCGAGCGTGTTGGCACATATATAGAGTTGCCTTCAGAGGCTCCACTTATTATTCAGAGTAACCGTCCCCCTCCTGGATGGCCTTCATCTGGATCTATCAAGTTTGAGGATGTTGTCCTTCGTTACAGACCTGAACTTCCTCCAGTCCTGCATGGGTTGTCTTTTACAATTTCTCCTAGTGACAAGGTGGGGATTGTTGGAAGGACAGGGGCTGGAAAATCAAGCATGTTAAATGCTTTGTTTCGAATTGTAGAGCTGGAAAGAGGAAGGATCTTGATTGATGGTTGTGATATTGCAAAGTTTGGACTGATGGACCTTCGTAAAGTACTTGGCATTATACCTCAGTCACCAGTTCTTTTCTCTGGTATGCCCCACCTACAATCTAGATTGTAATGTTGATGATAGCTGTGTTTCTCCcataatttgacttaaaatCTTTCTATCTCTTTTGCTAGTGTTATATGTATGTTCTTTGCCTGAATATCTGTTGACTTATAAAGTGGAGCTAATCTGACGGATGCCATTTTTGTGGACTTGCTTTTATACTTTTTACTAGATTATCCATTAGTTTGTAGGCTCTGCATCCCATGTCacctttcttattttgttgctattaaaatatatgatattaataatgattttgtttattttgtccAGGAACTGTGAGATTTAATCTCGATCCTTTCAATGAACACAATGATGCTGACCTTTGGGAGGCTTTAGAGAGGGCACACTTGAAAGATGTCATTCGGAGGAATTCTCTTGGTCTGGACGCTGAGGTGTTTATGAAAAAGTTTCTAACAGAAATTTCTTTAACAGTTTGCAGTTGTTGGGAAAATAGAAATGATTAATTGGTGGTTTAATTTGAAATGTTCATAGTTGCTGAAGTCAGCATGGTTCTTGGTTAACAACCATGGAATTCTTATGTTTTGTTCAGGTTTCAGAGGCAGGGGAAAATTTTAGCGTTGGACAAAGGCAATTGCTAAGTCTTGCTCGTGCATTGTTGAGGAGATCAAAGATACTTGTTCTTGATGAAGCAACTGCAGCTGTTGATGTCAGAACTGATGCTCTTATTCAGAAAACTATTCGGGAAGAATTCAAATCTTGTACCATGCTCATCATTGCTCACCGGCTCAATACTATAATTGACTGTGATCGCATTCTTCTGCTTGATTCTGGCAGGGTATATGCACAATTTTAAATCTTGTTTAGCTCACCTTGAAAGACTTCTAAGCTATACAAAGTGTAATTTATTCATCAGTAGTTACTATCTTTTTCCCGTTTGGCTATTGGTTGATGTATTAGTGTTTATTCTCACCCCAGGTTCTGGAATATGATACACCGGAGGAACTATTGTCAAATGAAGAAAGTGCTTTCTCCAAGATGGTTCAAAGTACAGGGGCTGCTAATGCTCAATACTTGCGTAGTTTAGCACTCGGAGGGGAAGGAGAGAACAGGTTGGGCAGAGAAGAGAATAGGCAGTTGGATAAACAGAGGAAATGGCTGGCATCTTCTCGTTGGGCTGCTGCTGCCCAGTTTGCACTTGCTGTTAGCCTCACTTCATCACAGAATGACCTTACGCGCTTGGAAGTTGAAGATGAAAGTAGCATCCTCAAGAAAACAAGGGATGCCGTGATGACTCTTCAGGGAGTTCTGGAAGGGAAGCATGACAAAACAATTGAAGAGTCGCTGGATCAGTACCAGATGTCCAAAGATGGATGGTGGTCGGCACTTTACAAAATGGTTGAAGGTACAAAAGGAAAATGCcgtatatttgaatttttattattcttcttTACAGGACTCGAATCAACGATTCTGCCTTTCTTATACTgtaattttaagaatttgtTAGTTTACGTAACAGAGTCAAGATTATGTTTAATCATCATATCTTATATATCTATGTTTTCCTTCTTCCAGGTCTTGCTATGATGAGCAGATTGGCAAGGAACAGGCTTCAACAATCCGATTATGGTTTCGAAGACAGATCCATCGACTGGGATCAAATTGAAATGTAGAGAGCAATCTCTCTCCTCTCTGGTGCAATAGGTCTGATAGCCTTGCTTACGACTGTCCATGACTGGATATTTTTGTAGTATAGTAATCTAGAAAATTGTCCAAAGTTTCCCAGCAAGGATGATAACCATGAATCATTGTAATCTTGCACAAAGTTTTGTTCCCCGTTACTTTTGGGCCCTTCAGAATTAACATgcttatactttttttttatataaaaaagataagtatagttatttatataatttataaacttatGGATATGCTAAAGGATCATCACTcactctttaaaaaaattttggtccATTGCGTCCGATAGAAGATACCGGCCCTATGGTCAGGCCTATCTGAGAAGCCTTAGGGGTCGGATCAGCCGACAGTGGGGTGATCCAATTCTCCcaattatattttgaaaaaatcattttcattttttactaGTGTAATTTTATTGTAAGCACTATAGCTGTAAATAGCCACGTGGCGGACTAATATAAGTGCCGCGTGGCCTGAATGGAAACGCTTATTGGTGTATCACAAACTCACCGACATTCGGTGAACGCTATTTTTAGGCTTGCTAAACATTTGCAGaccaagaaaggaaaaatcgtGGCTGCTCAGTTTTAACTATTTTCTGATGAAGCCGAGTTCTATGCATCGGCGCAGGGACAAGGGAAGCGTTTGCTTGAATCAAGAAGACGGCGTTACCTCGCCGGTAGACATACTCGAATCTCGCAAGCCGAAATGCAGGACCGGCGGGAAAATTCATTCAAtcgaagaagaaaaatggtaattcaaCCCCGATTGACAGCGTTCACTAAATATTGCACTACGGGTCATCGGAAAACCGTTAGGGTTAAGAGTATCAAAGAGGAGGGGAAAAGAGTTAAATTGGGTAAAGAAAGATTCTCATTTTCTATTcaatttctcctttctttttccaaaaaaggaaactttcttttacaatttcgagtttttcatctttctttttggaaAATGTTGATTTGGGTAAAGAAAGACTGAAGAAAGATTCGCAAATACGAAGGGTCTTTTGTTTAATATCCAGCTCTATACAGAATACAGAGAGACGAGTATTAGCACTTAGcagtgtatttttttttacgtGTCTTTGTCGTTTTGCAAATTATACAAGCGTGTCACGTAAGCCGTGACGCATGTTTGGCTACATCTATTTTTGGTGTTTTCTGACTCTTGTCTCTTTCTCAActtcctttctccttttgtATATTGTAATAATAATACAAGGTTCTTACTTATTCTCTGACTCTTTTTCAAACTATATATACATAGTAAGTAACCATGCATTTGGCATATAGCAACACGGTTCTCCCCCAGAATCTTTGGTTTTTTGTATCTTTTGT containing:
- the LOC18607077 gene encoding ABC transporter C family member 2, with the protein product MAFEPLVWYCRPVANGVWTRAVANAFGAYTPCATDSLVITISHLVLLGLCVYRIWLIRKDFKAQRFSLRSKYYNYMLGLLAAYSTAEPLFRLIMGISVLNLEGQPGLAPFEIVSLIVEAVTWCSILVMIGVETKVYICEFRWFVRFGLIYTLIGDTVMLNLILSVREFYNSSVLYLYFSEVFMQALFGILLLVYVPDLDPYPGYTPMWTEFVDDAEYEELPGGEQICPERHVNIFSKIFFSWMSPLMKQGYKRPITEKDVWKLDTWDRTETLNNKFQKCWAEESRRPKPWLLRALNSSLGGRFWWGGFWKIGNDISQFVGPLILNQLLQSMQQGDPAWIGYIYAFSIFVGVALGVLFEAQYFQNVMRVGFRLRSTLVAAVFRKSLRLTHEGRKKFASGKITNLMTTDAEALQQICQSLHTVWSAPFRIIVAMVLLYQQLGVASLLGALMLVLMFPVQTVVISRMQKLSKEGLQRTDKRIGLMNEILAAMDTVKCYAWENSFQSKVQSVRNDELSWFRKASLLAACNGFILNSIPVVVTVVSFGLFTLLGGDLTPARAFTSLSLFAVLRFPLFMLPNIITQVVNANVSLKRLEELFLTEERVLLPNPPLDPELPAIQIKDGFFAWDSKAERPTLSNINLDIPVGSLVAIVGSTGEGKTSLISAMLGELPPMSDASVVIRGTVAYVPQVSWIFNATVRDNILFGSPFEAARYEKAIDITALQHDLELLPGGDLTEIGERGVNISGGQKQRVSMARAVYSNSDVYIFDDPLSALDAHVARQVFDKCVKGELRGKTRVLVTNQLHFLSQVDRIILVHEGMVKEEGTFEDLSNNGVLFQKLMENAGKMEEYEEEKENNHTVDQQDFKPVANGVANDMPKNASQAKKSKEGKSVLIKQEERETGVVSWKVLMRYKNALGGFWVVMVLFVCYVLTEVLRVSSSTWLSSWTDQSTKKTHGPGYYNLVYSLLSIGQVMVTLVNSYWLVISSLYAARRLHDAMLTSILRAPMVFFHTNPLGRIINRFAKDLGDIDRNVAPFVNMFLGQVSQLLSTFVLIGIVSTMSLWAIMPLLVLFYAAYLYYQSTAREVKRLDSITRSPVYAQFGEALNGLSTIRAYKAYDRMADINGKSMDNNIRFTHVNMSSNRWLAIRLETLGGLMIWFTATFAVMQNGRAEDQQAYASTMGLLLSYALNITSLLTAVLRLASLAENSLNAVERVGTYIELPSEAPLIIQSNRPPPGWPSSGSIKFEDVVLRYRPELPPVLHGLSFTISPSDKVGIVGRTGAGKSSMLNALFRIVELERGRILIDGCDIAKFGLMDLRKVLGIIPQSPVLFSGTVRFNLDPFNEHNDADLWEALERAHLKDVIRRNSLGLDAEVSEAGENFSVGQRQLLSLARALLRRSKILVLDEATAAVDVRTDALIQKTIREEFKSCTMLIIAHRLNTIIDCDRILLLDSGRVLEYDTPEELLSNEESAFSKMVQSTGAANAQYLRSLALGGEGENRLGREENRQLDKQRKWLASSRWAAAAQFALAVSLTSSQNDLTRLEVEDESSILKKTRDAVMTLQGVLEGKHDKTIEESLDQYQMSKDGWWSALYKMVEGLAMMSRLARNRLQQSDYGFEDRSIDWDQIEM